The Deltaproteobacteria bacterium genome has a window encoding:
- the sthA gene encoding Si-specific NAD(P)(+) transhydrogenase, which produces MQPFDYDVLVIGSGPAGFTAAVQACEMGARVAILERRETLGGITLLSGTIPSKTLREAILYLRGVRHRQFYGTDFTQKKDITLSDLFVRVRKVVERRIATMEDQLQAYRDRDRIDVYRGYHATVDGPNSVHAWVLKNPMESITLKAEKIIIASGSRPRFAPDIPVDNEVIYDSDSVFTLEFKRKTLPESLIVVGAGVIGAEYGSAFAVLGCKVSLIQRDHSFLTFAEKSLVDLLMRRMEDSGVEFVWNAWYDKIERMPGSEERARVTLADGRALEADAVIVASGREVASKVLGLEDVGVETTEYGLIKVNELFQTSIPSIYAAGDVIGFPALASTSNEQGRMAASYALGHRAGGRRARFPMCVYTIPEIAMIGYTQNELDDRGIPYAKGVATYEEVTKAGIIGDPHGMLTLLFEPNGGHLLGVHIIGDQACELIHIGQAVMSFNGTIDYFIDNVFNFPTMGEAYKIAALNGVRQLPG; this is translated from the coding sequence ATGCAGCCTTTCGACTACGACGTCCTCGTCATCGGCAGCGGTCCCGCGGGCTTCACGGCGGCCGTCCAAGCGTGCGAGATGGGCGCCCGGGTAGCCATCCTGGAGCGCCGCGAAACCCTGGGCGGGATTACCCTCCTTTCGGGCACCATCCCCAGCAAGACCCTGCGCGAGGCGATCCTTTACCTGCGCGGCGTGCGCCACCGCCAGTTCTACGGCACCGACTTCACCCAGAAGAAGGACATCACCCTGTCGGATCTGTTCGTGCGCGTACGCAAGGTGGTGGAACGGCGCATCGCGACGATGGAGGACCAGCTTCAGGCCTATCGCGATCGCGACCGCATTGACGTCTACCGCGGTTACCACGCCACCGTGGACGGCCCCAACTCGGTGCACGCGTGGGTGCTCAAGAACCCCATGGAGTCCATCACGCTGAAGGCGGAGAAGATCATCATCGCCTCCGGATCGAGACCTCGTTTCGCTCCCGACATTCCGGTGGACAACGAGGTCATCTACGACTCCGACTCGGTGTTCACACTGGAGTTCAAGCGCAAGACCCTGCCCGAATCGCTGATCGTGGTGGGCGCCGGCGTCATCGGGGCGGAATACGGTTCGGCCTTCGCGGTGCTGGGGTGCAAGGTGTCGCTGATCCAGCGCGACCATTCCTTCCTCACCTTTGCCGAGAAATCGCTCGTGGATCTGCTCATGCGGCGCATGGAGGACTCCGGCGTCGAGTTCGTTTGGAACGCGTGGTACGACAAGATCGAGCGGATGCCGGGATCGGAAGAAAGGGCACGGGTCACCCTCGCCGACGGCCGGGCGCTGGAAGCGGACGCGGTGATCGTGGCCAGCGGGCGCGAGGTGGCGTCCAAGGTCCTGGGGTTGGAAGACGTGGGGGTGGAGACCACCGAGTACGGGCTCATCAAGGTCAACGAGCTCTTCCAGACGTCGATCCCCAGCATCTATGCCGCCGGCGACGTCATCGGCTTCCCGGCGCTGGCCTCCACCAGCAACGAGCAAGGCCGCATGGCCGCGAGCTATGCCCTCGGGCACCGGGCGGGCGGCCGCCGCGCGCGCTTCCCCATGTGCGTCTACACCATCCCCGAGATCGCCATGATCGGCTATACCCAGAACGAGCTGGACGACAGGGGCATCCCCTACGCCAAGGGCGTGGCCACCTACGAGGAAGTGACCAAGGCCGGCATCATCGGGGATCCCCACGGCATGCTGACCCTGCTGTTCGAGCCCAACGGCGGACATCTGCTGGGCGTGCACATCATCGGCGACCAGGCATGCGAGCTGATCCACATCGGCCAGGCGGTGATGAGCTTCAACGGCACCATCGACTACTTCATCGACAACGTCTTCAACTTTCCCACCATGGGGGAGGCCTACAAGATCGCCGCACTGAACGGAGTCAGGCAACTGCCGGGTTGA